A single Magnetovibrio sp. PR-2 DNA region contains:
- a CDS encoding tyrosine-type recombinase/integrase, whose protein sequence is MHTLTASRLKNLTKRGLHGDGGGLYLQITAAGHKSWIFRYRVGSKLRNHGLGALHTVSLAEAREKAQACRQLRLQGIDPIEEQKRKRSVAALEAARAFTFQDCAEGYIAAHKAGWKNAKHAEQWTRSLEMFVYPHFGSLPVADIDVRLVLKAIEPIWATKSETASRVRGRIEAVLDWAKVRGYRSGENPAQWRGNLSHLLPAKQRISKVIHHAALPHAEMPRFWGELVKQPGMGAQALQLTILTACRTGEVLQATWDEFDFENGIWTIPAERMKGGAEHRVPLSSGAVSLLEKLQRERSSDYVFPGSKEGKPLSNMAMKMVLRRMGRDDLTVHGFRSTFRDWAADATDAPREVAEAALAHTLTSKVEAAYMRSDLFEKRRGLMKGWCTFYSAN, encoded by the coding sequence ATGCACACACTCACTGCATCTCGTTTGAAGAATCTCACAAAACGCGGCTTGCATGGCGACGGCGGCGGGCTGTACCTGCAAATCACTGCTGCTGGCCACAAATCGTGGATATTCAGATACCGCGTCGGCAGCAAGCTGCGTAACCACGGACTTGGCGCACTGCACACCGTATCGCTAGCAGAAGCACGCGAGAAAGCGCAGGCCTGTCGCCAGCTCCGCCTGCAGGGGATCGACCCTATCGAGGAACAAAAACGAAAGCGTTCAGTGGCAGCGCTTGAGGCTGCTCGCGCCTTCACATTTCAAGACTGTGCAGAAGGCTACATAGCTGCCCACAAGGCAGGTTGGAAGAATGCAAAGCATGCCGAACAATGGACACGGTCTCTGGAGATGTTTGTCTATCCCCATTTCGGCAGTCTGCCAGTTGCAGATATAGATGTCAGACTGGTGCTCAAAGCCATCGAGCCTATTTGGGCAACTAAGTCCGAAACGGCCTCACGAGTGCGCGGGCGCATAGAGGCAGTGCTGGATTGGGCAAAGGTGCGCGGCTATCGCAGCGGCGAAAACCCTGCCCAGTGGCGTGGCAACTTATCACACCTCCTACCTGCCAAGCAGAGGATTAGCAAAGTAATCCACCACGCAGCACTGCCTCATGCTGAGATGCCACGTTTCTGGGGTGAGCTGGTCAAGCAACCTGGCATGGGCGCACAAGCACTGCAGCTCACCATCCTCACTGCCTGCCGCACTGGTGAGGTGCTGCAGGCCACGTGGGATGAATTTGATTTTGAGAACGGCATTTGGACTATTCCAGCGGAGCGCATGAAAGGCGGGGCGGAACACCGTGTGCCGCTGTCGTCTGGCGCTGTGTCACTCTTGGAAAAACTACAGAGAGAACGATCTAGTGATTATGTCTTTCCCGGAAGCAAGGAAGGAAAGCCGCTATCCAACATGGCTATGAAAATGGTGCTCCGTCGCATGGGGCGCGACGACCTTACCGTGCATGGGTTTCGCTCAACGTTTCGAGACTGGGCTGCAGATGCCACAGATGCCCCCAGAGAGGTGGCCGAGGCCGCGCTGGCACACACCCTCACGAGCAAGGTGGAAGCAGCGTATATGCGCTCAGATTTGTTTGAGAAACGGCGGGGGTTGATGAAGGGCTGGTGTACTTTTTATTCAGCAAACTAG
- a CDS encoding bifunctional diguanylate cyclase/phosphodiesterase — MTRPAPANPTTEPELGPDRGSDHEEQQALQSPLGTPEAVLVAGYAEPAVLLNLVTGTSVANRHATRISELFLNGLDDKLATLTATCIQTGQLTSTNISLPTSSGQVIYQLHMIPHIMGDQMLYLFHDQTLDSNLRDALIESRQRFKDLVEVSSDFCWEVGTDGSFDFVSRTGALGYTPEEMIGRAPDEFIVGADEYDPIPFLTDRRVEDIEIWMNRADGGMACVVVSAIPFHDDDGSSMGVRGVCRDVTAERERATALAQAHQREQVLGYIVNTIRDEINPTDMLGAAAAATARAMGASGCRILRIKSHSETGSSPHIDYETAAEFGAGGPGQFGDDVLLFDTDKPWLREIELEGWNLIVAPCLHAGTINGVICLWKRGTWVDDDRLLVNDISNQLGIAIEQIENHESILRLSRTDAMTGLLNRRAFYDEELPRHFKRLEHDDTCGALFYVDMDNFKLVNDVHGHQKGDEAIIALRDLLYDFVRPGDVVARLGGDEFALWLDGMNEDTATSRSHQLLKLSERLRPLSGAEDKPLGISIGIAVYRPQSGESLESLLARADAAMYEVKQNAKGDSCLASPFQALEG; from the coding sequence ATGACGCGACCTGCACCTGCAAATCCAACGACCGAGCCTGAACTTGGCCCCGATCGTGGCTCAGATCATGAAGAGCAACAAGCCTTGCAAAGCCCGCTTGGCACACCCGAAGCCGTCCTGGTTGCCGGGTATGCCGAACCTGCCGTTTTGCTGAACTTGGTAACCGGAACTTCCGTCGCCAATCGTCATGCCACACGGATTTCGGAATTGTTCTTGAATGGACTGGATGACAAACTTGCGACCTTGACCGCAACCTGCATACAAACCGGACAACTCACCAGTACCAATATTTCGCTCCCAACGTCTTCGGGCCAGGTGATTTATCAGCTCCACATGATCCCGCATATCATGGGCGATCAGATGCTTTATCTGTTCCACGACCAGACCTTGGATAGTAATTTGCGGGACGCGTTGATTGAATCACGCCAGCGCTTTAAGGACTTGGTTGAAGTCTCAAGTGATTTTTGCTGGGAAGTCGGCACCGATGGCAGTTTCGATTTTGTCTCGCGCACCGGGGCGCTTGGCTACACACCGGAAGAAATGATCGGGCGCGCTCCTGATGAATTCATCGTCGGCGCGGACGAATACGATCCAATCCCATTTTTAACCGACAGGCGCGTGGAAGATATTGAGATTTGGATGAACCGGGCCGATGGTGGCATGGCCTGCGTTGTCGTGTCCGCTATTCCTTTCCATGACGATGACGGCTCGTCCATGGGCGTGCGGGGGGTGTGCCGTGACGTCACCGCGGAACGCGAGCGGGCCACAGCCTTGGCTCAAGCCCATCAGCGCGAACAGGTCTTGGGCTACATCGTCAACACCATCCGCGACGAAATCAATCCAACCGATATGTTGGGTGCCGCAGCAGCCGCCACCGCGCGCGCCATGGGCGCCAGCGGTTGCCGTATTTTGCGCATCAAGTCCCATAGTGAAACAGGCAGCAGCCCTCATATAGACTACGAGACCGCCGCAGAATTCGGTGCGGGTGGACCAGGCCAGTTCGGCGACGATGTTTTGCTGTTTGACACCGACAAACCCTGGTTGCGCGAAATCGAGCTGGAAGGCTGGAACCTCATCGTGGCCCCGTGTCTACATGCCGGCACCATCAACGGTGTGATTTGCTTGTGGAAGCGCGGCACTTGGGTGGATGACGACCGCTTGTTGGTCAACGACATTTCCAACCAATTGGGCATCGCCATTGAACAGATCGAAAATCACGAAAGCATTCTGAGATTGTCGCGCACGGATGCGATGACGGGGCTATTGAACCGCCGGGCCTTTTACGACGAAGAGCTGCCGCGTCACTTCAAACGCTTGGAACACGACGACACCTGTGGCGCTTTATTCTATGTCGATATGGATAATTTCAAGCTGGTCAACGATGTCCACGGCCACCAAAAAGGGGACGAGGCAATCATTGCCTTGCGTGATTTGCTTTATGACTTCGTGCGTCCCGGCGACGTGGTTGCACGTTTGGGCGGGGATGAGTTTGCTCTGTGGCTCGACGGGATGAACGAAGACACCGCGACGTCGCGTTCTCACCAACTGTTGAAGCTGTCTGAACGTCTGCGCCCGTTGTCCGGTGCTGAGGATAAGCCGCTCGGCATTTCCATTGGCATCGCCGTTTATCGCCCACAATCGGGGGAAAGCTTGGAAAGTCTCTTGGCCCGCGCCGACGCGGCCATGTATGAAGTCAAGCAGAACGCCAAAGGTGATTCCTGTTTGGCCTCCCCATTTCAAGCATTAGAAGGTTAA
- a CDS encoding DUF2336 domain-containing protein, with amino-acid sequence MFKNLMNKFRGKPLDYDEAKHLARDEDVKVRLKLAKREDLMPEILYFLAEDPSPEVRRAIAKNPHTPRQADLLLSNDDDDGVRFNLAEKIGMLIPGLNAAEIDKVEEFTHQVLERLAKDQVTRVRRILSETLKDIADAPPNVIKRLARDVELVVCAPVLEFSPVLTDQDLIEIITSGPVMGALSIISKRKDISEDLSDAIYMTDDIDAIGLMLGNNSAQIREDTLDRIIDRARDIEPWHKPLVGRPKLSRGAVLRLAEFVADSLLGSMAARTDLGEDAADAVREEFSRRMEAAERTRARDEGGPPGERAKQLFKQGKLDDKTIRENAQTGDVPFVMTALHLKSGLRMGILQRIIDIGSVKGIVAVCWKAELQMQTAVVIQKRVAKLPPREVQGSVDGDYPFTEDEMQWQLEFFQESD; translated from the coding sequence ATGTTCAAAAATTTGATGAACAAGTTTCGCGGCAAGCCCTTGGATTACGACGAAGCCAAACATTTGGCCCGTGATGAAGACGTAAAGGTCCGTCTCAAACTCGCCAAGCGCGAGGACTTGATGCCGGAAATTCTCTATTTCTTGGCAGAGGACCCATCCCCCGAAGTCCGGCGTGCCATTGCCAAAAATCCGCACACACCGCGCCAAGCCGATTTGTTATTGTCCAACGATGACGACGACGGCGTGCGGTTCAATTTGGCGGAAAAGATCGGGATGCTGATCCCCGGCCTGAATGCGGCCGAAATCGACAAGGTTGAAGAGTTCACCCACCAGGTGCTCGAACGCTTGGCGAAAGACCAAGTCACACGCGTGCGCCGGATCTTGTCCGAAACACTCAAAGACATTGCCGATGCGCCGCCTAACGTCATCAAACGCTTGGCCAGAGATGTTGAACTGGTTGTTTGCGCTCCGGTGTTGGAGTTTTCTCCGGTTCTGACCGATCAGGATTTGATTGAAATCATCACGTCCGGCCCGGTCATGGGTGCGTTGAGCATCATTTCCAAACGCAAGGACATCAGCGAAGACCTTTCCGACGCGATTTATATGACTGATGACATCGACGCCATCGGTTTGATGTTGGGCAACAACTCCGCACAAATTCGTGAAGATACCTTGGACCGTATTATCGATCGCGCACGCGACATCGAACCGTGGCACAAACCCCTGGTTGGGCGGCCAAAATTATCACGGGGTGCTGTGCTGCGCTTAGCTGAATTTGTCGCTGATTCCTTGCTTGGCAGCATGGCGGCGCGCACCGACCTGGGCGAAGACGCAGCCGACGCTGTGCGTGAAGAATTCTCGCGTCGTATGGAGGCCGCAGAACGGACCCGCGCACGTGACGAAGGCGGCCCCCCGGGTGAGCGCGCGAAGCAGCTGTTCAAGCAGGGCAAACTGGACGACAAAACCATTCGCGAAAATGCTCAAACTGGCGACGTGCCATTTGTTATGACGGCCTTGCATCTCAAATCGGGGCTGCGCATGGGGATTTTGCAACGCATTATCGACATCGGCAGCGTCAAGGGCATCGTCGCGGTGTGCTGGAAAGCTGAGCTGCAGATGCAAACCGCCGTGGTCATTCAAAAACGCGTGGCGAAATTGCCACCGCGCGAAGTGCAGGGCAGTGTGGATGGCGATTATCCGTTTACGGAAGACGAAATGCAGTGGCAGTTGGAATTCTTTCAAGAATCCGACTGA
- a CDS encoding bacteriohemerythrin — protein sequence MVDQIVWTEDMSVGCKQLDDDHKILVQALNDFIEAVENDEGVFVTDGIFSVLLDYSNFHFAREEAIMEACGYADLDNHKQTHNSLKEQLLDARRRYMLNPSPDLEDEIRDFLLSWLQSHILVSDMDYKSAIAASGADIDAVLKDVA from the coding sequence ATGGTTGACCAAATCGTTTGGACGGAAGATATGAGCGTTGGCTGCAAGCAGCTCGACGATGATCATAAAATCCTTGTCCAAGCCCTGAATGATTTTATTGAAGCTGTCGAAAATGACGAAGGCGTCTTTGTCACCGATGGTATTTTTTCCGTGTTGTTGGACTATTCCAATTTCCACTTCGCCCGTGAAGAAGCGATTATGGAAGCCTGTGGTTACGCCGATTTGGACAACCACAAACAAACCCACAATAGCCTCAAAGAGCAATTGTTGGACGCTCGGCGTCGCTACATGCTCAACCCGTCGCCTGACTTAGAAGACGAAATCCGTGATTTCCTGCTCAGCTGGTTGCAATCGCACATTTTGGTCAGCGACATGGATTACAAATCTGCAATTGCAGCCTCCGGCGCGGACATCGATGCCGTCCTCAAAGACGTCGCTTAA
- a CDS encoding PP2C family protein-serine/threonine phosphatase — MPKTLIIDDDLEFETAIRAHFDGIGGEDKNEFVFAHSHDEALSIMHDLDDIDIAAVTIDNDHIGGLGIFRKLQDKRLRVPRIALTGTRDLSAIREAMNQGAVDFLTKPVAMDDLTATLGKVYADCEVRRKAWKTEAQLAAIRREMDLAGNIQKRILPDSFPASDDLQVFAQTTPAREMGGDFYDFFDLDNGKIAIVVADVSGKGVPAAFYMAVVRTLFRAAAPTADKPAECLDEVNRLLIEHDIPGMFVTAFYGILDPVNWTLNFANGGHCPPYLVREHGEVKAIDTGGGVVLGFEHEVPYQDDVIQFDKGDALFIYTDGLTEAFDENREQFSEERLIDCLLENRSLSAHALTDNVFGFVSGHTAGAEQSDDITSFVIKRF, encoded by the coding sequence ATGCCGAAGACATTAATCATCGACGACGATTTAGAGTTTGAAACCGCCATTCGTGCGCACTTTGACGGCATCGGGGGAGAGGATAAGAACGAATTTGTCTTTGCCCATAGCCACGACGAAGCCTTGAGCATCATGCATGACTTGGACGACATCGACATAGCTGCAGTGACCATTGATAACGACCACATCGGTGGGCTGGGTATCTTTCGCAAGTTACAAGACAAACGCCTGCGGGTGCCGCGCATCGCGCTGACGGGCACGCGGGACTTGTCCGCCATTCGTGAAGCCATGAACCAGGGGGCTGTGGATTTTTTGACCAAGCCCGTCGCCATGGACGATTTGACGGCAACCCTGGGCAAAGTCTACGCCGATTGCGAAGTCCGCCGCAAAGCCTGGAAGACCGAGGCTCAACTGGCCGCTATACGCCGTGAAATGGATTTGGCCGGCAACATCCAAAAACGCATCTTGCCGGACAGCTTCCCTGCATCGGATGACTTACAAGTGTTCGCACAAACCACGCCTGCGCGGGAAATGGGCGGGGACTTTTACGATTTCTTCGACCTCGACAACGGCAAAATCGCCATTGTTGTGGCCGATGTTTCGGGTAAGGGCGTGCCGGCCGCGTTCTACATGGCTGTGGTCCGCACGCTGTTCAGGGCCGCAGCCCCCACCGCGGACAAACCGGCCGAATGCTTAGACGAAGTCAATCGCTTGCTTATCGAACACGACATCCCAGGTATGTTCGTTACGGCTTTTTATGGCATTTTGGACCCCGTAAACTGGACGCTAAACTTCGCAAACGGGGGCCATTGCCCGCCGTATCTGGTGCGCGAGCACGGTGAGGTCAAAGCCATCGATACCGGGGGCGGGGTGGTTTTAGGCTTCGAGCACGAAGTCCCTTATCAAGACGATGTCATTCAGTTCGACAAAGGGGATGCGCTGTTCATCTACACCGACGGCCTCACCGAAGCGTTCGACGAAAACCGTGAACAATTCAGTGAAGAACGCTTAATCGATTGTTTGTTGGAAAATCGTTCGCTCTCCGCACATGCGTTAACGGATAATGTGTTCGGCTTCGTTAGCGGCCATACTGCCGGAGCGGAACAGTCAGATGACATCACCAGTTTTGTCATTAAAAGGTTTTAG
- a CDS encoding putative metalloprotease CJM1_0395 family protein, with amino-acid sequence MLDAPIRAGLGSTDFGLKGPERPSPSQPPTPVSVNATPSGTVAAQGLSYASYVVAPDTLVQAQEARASQSVRRDDTSTTNVGGRELTDEQLQQLQELKKTDREVRAHERAHRSAGGTLTGPAQYEYVRGPDGQQYAVNGEVSIDVSRGNSASATVEKMEAVIRAALAPSNPSAQDIAVAAQARQILNEVSQEAQAERRGEQTGEQTGEQGSEQIGGQTQVAVNAYEFVQQQQEDASELLQNLSVVA; translated from the coding sequence ATGTTAGACGCCCCAATCCGCGCAGGTTTGGGATCAACGGACTTTGGGCTTAAGGGGCCGGAGCGTCCTTCTCCTTCCCAGCCCCCCACTCCGGTTTCGGTGAACGCAACACCTTCGGGAACGGTTGCCGCCCAAGGGCTGAGTTATGCCTCATACGTTGTTGCTCCCGACACCTTGGTACAAGCCCAAGAAGCCCGTGCCAGCCAGTCCGTGCGCCGTGACGACACGTCCACAACCAACGTCGGCGGGCGGGAACTTACAGATGAACAATTGCAGCAGCTGCAAGAGCTGAAAAAGACGGATCGTGAAGTCCGCGCCCACGAACGCGCCCACAGATCTGCAGGCGGGACCCTGACCGGCCCGGCGCAATATGAATACGTGCGCGGCCCCGATGGGCAGCAGTATGCGGTGAACGGTGAAGTTTCCATCGATGTCAGCCGTGGGAATTCGGCGTCAGCGACGGTGGAAAAAATGGAAGCCGTCATTCGCGCCGCTCTCGCCCCCTCCAACCCGTCGGCACAGGACATCGCAGTCGCGGCGCAAGCCCGCCAAATCTTGAATGAAGTGTCGCAAGAGGCGCAAGCTGAACGCCGGGGTGAACAAACAGGCGAGCAAACAGGTGAGCAAGGCAGTGAACAGATTGGCGGACAGACCCAAGTCGCAGTCAATGCATATGAATTCGTTCAGCAGCAACAAGAAGATGCTTCAGAGCTGCTGCAAAACTTGAGCGTTGTGGCTTAA
- a CDS encoding ankyrin repeat domain-containing protein: MIKTTAFLFALSTSMVTVPAWAGNEGCTLLHEAAFLDEPGEIQDLIHAGVDVECKDVLGHTAIVTAVNGASMDSFKVLLDAGAKTNVKTEWGNSLLQHTKRKFRSVDHQKGLEQYRDLYQSMIARLQTAGATN; encoded by the coding sequence ATGATCAAGACAACCGCATTCTTATTCGCGCTCAGCACTTCGATGGTTACAGTGCCCGCTTGGGCCGGGAACGAAGGCTGTACGCTGTTGCATGAAGCCGCTTTTTTGGATGAGCCTGGCGAAATCCAAGACTTGATCCACGCTGGGGTGGACGTTGAATGCAAAGATGTATTGGGCCACACCGCCATTGTTACAGCGGTCAATGGCGCGTCCATGGACTCGTTCAAAGTGCTTTTGGACGCCGGGGCCAAAACCAATGTGAAAACGGAGTGGGGCAATTCTCTTTTGCAGCACACAAAAAGAAAGTTCCGCTCGGTTGACCATCAAAAGGGGTTGGAGCAATATCGCGATCTCTATCAATCCATGATCGCGCGGCTGCAAACGGCAGGCGCCACGAACTGA
- a CDS encoding YdcF family protein has protein sequence MNPYTLFITGLSVGLALQLTRSAADAGRRLIGLVVVCYVVFAILPTGQWALNQLEERFPRVTQFEQPIAGILVLGGSVNTVMTRERGQVSLGGNVERLTEFYTLSRLYPEAKLAFIGGQGRVFDRKPTEAEVSHMFLKQIGMNTQNIWFDLKSRNTEEGAKLGYHHLKPGNDPWVLVTSASHMPRAVGLFRKAGWNIIAYPVDYKTLPGTPKDWWPNWPGDLHSTGAALYEIGGLVYAYWRGKTEELFPSPAQQPKG, from the coding sequence ATGAACCCGTACACCTTGTTCATCACAGGGTTGAGCGTCGGTTTGGCCTTGCAATTGACCCGCAGCGCAGCCGATGCCGGTCGGCGACTGATTGGACTTGTTGTGGTGTGTTATGTGGTCTTCGCCATACTCCCCACGGGACAGTGGGCGCTGAACCAACTCGAAGAGCGGTTCCCCCGCGTGACGCAGTTTGAACAGCCCATTGCGGGGATATTGGTGTTAGGGGGATCGGTAAACACGGTCATGACCCGTGAACGCGGCCAAGTCTCCTTAGGTGGCAACGTTGAGCGCCTGACGGAATTTTACACTCTGTCACGCCTGTATCCCGAGGCCAAACTGGCCTTTATCGGTGGCCAAGGCCGTGTCTTCGACCGCAAACCGACCGAAGCTGAAGTCTCGCATATGTTTTTGAAACAAATCGGCATGAATACGCAAAACATCTGGTTCGATCTCAAATCGCGCAACACCGAAGAAGGTGCAAAATTGGGTTATCATCATCTTAAACCCGGCAATGACCCCTGGGTGTTGGTGACCTCTGCGTCGCACATGCCGCGTGCCGTGGGGCTGTTTCGCAAAGCCGGGTGGAACATTATCGCTTACCCCGTGGATTACAAAACTCTGCCTGGAACCCCCAAAGACTGGTGGCCCAACTGGCCGGGGGATCTGCACAGTACAGGCGCAGCACTCTACGAAATTGGAGGGCTTGTGTATGCCTATTGGCGTGGCAAAACCGAAGAGCTTTTTCCATCCCCCGCACAGCAGCCCAAAGGCTAA
- a CDS encoding lytic murein transglycosylase, whose amino-acid sequence MRTLIFAFCLTAFSLSSPAWAEEQGFSQWLNDLRVEAAKKGISAQTLDAALTDLEPIPRVIELDRRQPEFTWTFRKYMGKLVNQVRIDNAKKKLAQNNKLLTQIGEKYGIQPRFLVAFWGLETDFGRLAEGYFPTVAALATLAHDGRRSKFFREQLLTALKIIDQGHISVERMKGSWAGAMGHFQFIPTTFDAYATDYDGDGKKDIWANKKDAYASAAKFLTSVGWKGDEIWGREVKLPKDFDFNLASIKVKKTLKDWQKLGVRRIGGASLPNVEMKASVVAPAGASGPAFLVYGNFRTIMRWNHSIFYALAIGQLADRMVGLPAFTTLGPKAERGLTHTEGQELQRRLTAMGFDTGGVDGVVGPMSREAIRKFQRAKGLIPDGYPSLELFAEVKKGL is encoded by the coding sequence ATGCGCACTTTAATCTTCGCCTTTTGCCTGACCGCTTTCAGCTTGTCCTCACCCGCTTGGGCAGAGGAACAAGGCTTTAGCCAGTGGCTCAACGATTTACGTGTTGAAGCCGCGAAAAAGGGAATTTCTGCACAGACCTTGGACGCAGCGCTCACGGACTTAGAGCCAATCCCGCGTGTGATCGAGCTTGACCGCCGCCAGCCGGAGTTCACGTGGACTTTCCGCAAATACATGGGCAAGTTGGTCAACCAGGTCCGCATCGACAACGCCAAAAAGAAACTTGCCCAAAACAACAAACTTTTGACCCAAATCGGTGAAAAGTATGGTATTCAGCCGCGCTTTTTGGTGGCGTTTTGGGGCCTGGAAACGGATTTTGGGCGTTTGGCGGAAGGTTACTTCCCAACCGTTGCCGCCTTGGCGACCTTGGCGCATGACGGACGTCGGTCTAAATTCTTTCGCGAACAGCTTTTGACCGCCCTGAAAATCATCGACCAGGGCCACATTTCCGTGGAGCGCATGAAGGGCTCTTGGGCGGGCGCCATGGGGCATTTTCAGTTCATTCCCACCACCTTCGACGCTTATGCCACCGACTATGACGGCGATGGCAAGAAAGACATTTGGGCCAACAAAAAAGACGCTTATGCCTCTGCCGCCAAATTCCTGACCTCTGTAGGCTGGAAAGGCGATGAGATTTGGGGCCGCGAAGTCAAATTGCCCAAAGACTTCGACTTTAATTTGGCCTCCATCAAGGTCAAAAAAACGCTGAAAGACTGGCAAAAGCTTGGCGTGCGCCGCATCGGCGGTGCGAGTTTGCCGAACGTTGAGATGAAAGCCTCCGTCGTCGCCCCCGCAGGGGCCAGCGGCCCGGCGTTTTTGGTCTACGGCAATTTCCGCACCATCATGCGCTGGAACCACTCGATCTTTTATGCGCTGGCCATTGGGCAATTGGCGGACCGTATGGTGGGACTGCCCGCATTTACCACGCTGGGGCCCAAGGCTGAACGCGGCCTCACGCACACCGAAGGGCAAGAGTTGCAACGCCGCTTAACCGCCATGGGCTTCGATACCGGCGGGGTGGACGGCGTGGTGGGGCCTATGAGCCGCGAAGCCATCCGCAAATTCCAACGCGCCAAAGGGCTGATCCCGGATGGGTATCCTTCGTTGGAGTTGTTCGCAGAAGTGAAAAAAGGGCTTTGA
- a CDS encoding septal ring lytic transglycosylase RlpA family protein: MTTNPKRILKIAAVLSVSALFLAACSETRFLMHTAKRLDKTAQSKGNYKVGKPYKVMGHWYYPEEDMSYDRTGIASWYGPNFDGKPTANGEVFDQWAVSAAHKTLPLPSFVRVTNLENGRSLVIRINDRGPFVDDRIIDLSRRSAELLGVIKKGTARVRVQIMARESKVAKERAIAGGQQLALDDSPIKVDVQQVSSKPVASQALPAPTDVKASSKLHVKPGSSPSTASNAPVISQPIYDAPVTTKAAPAIAIAPQPGLYIQAGAFSNIENAQKVKNSLKSIGHVSVTPIQVSGRELYRVRLGPIADRARADVIHQRVVQAGYANARTIVDLPVPN; encoded by the coding sequence ATGACCACAAACCCCAAGCGCATATTGAAAATCGCCGCCGTATTGAGCGTGTCTGCGCTGTTTTTGGCCGCGTGTTCCGAAACCCGTTTTTTGATGCACACCGCCAAGCGCTTGGACAAAACGGCCCAATCCAAAGGCAACTATAAAGTCGGCAAGCCCTACAAAGTCATGGGCCATTGGTACTATCCCGAAGAAGACATGAGCTATGACCGCACCGGTATAGCTTCGTGGTACGGCCCCAATTTTGACGGCAAACCGACCGCAAACGGTGAGGTCTTTGACCAATGGGCCGTCTCAGCGGCGCACAAGACACTGCCGTTGCCGTCCTTTGTCCGGGTCACCAACCTGGAAAACGGCCGCTCTTTGGTCATTCGCATCAATGACCGCGGCCCCTTTGTGGATGACCGCATCATCGATTTATCGCGCCGTTCGGCGGAACTGTTGGGCGTCATCAAAAAAGGGACCGCCCGCGTGCGTGTTCAAATCATGGCGCGCGAAAGCAAAGTTGCGAAAGAACGCGCCATTGCTGGTGGACAGCAATTGGCGCTCGACGATTCCCCGATCAAAGTCGACGTGCAACAAGTCAGCTCCAAACCCGTCGCATCTCAGGCCTTGCCGGCACCGACGGACGTCAAAGCGAGCTCAAAATTACACGTAAAGCCGGGGAGCTCACCTTCCACAGCAAGCAATGCTCCGGTTATTTCGCAGCCCATTTATGACGCGCCTGTCACCACGAAAGCCGCACCAGCCATAGCGATTGCGCCCCAGCCGGGTTTGTACATCCAAGCGGGCGCGTTCTCAAATATCGAAAATGCACAAAAAGTAAAGAATAGCTTAAAATCCATTGGCCACGTCAGCGTAACGCCCATTCAAGTGAGCGGGCGGGAGCTTTATCGCGTGCGTTTGGGCCCCATTGCCGACCGGGCCCGCGCCGATGTCATTCATCAACGCGTGGTTCAAGCCGGCTATGCCAATGCCCGCACCATCGTAGATTTACCAGTGCCCAACTAG